The sequence GCCAGGAGTGCGGAGAAGGCCTCGATTGTTAATCCGCTTTTCTCTTAAAGCGAACCGACAACTCGTTTAGCATCGGCCATGGCGCGGACCACAAGGGACGCGCCATTTGCGCAGTCACCGACTGCGTAAATGTGGCGAGCCGGGTCCGGAATGATCGCGGTACGCGGCGTAAGTTGCAGGCCCAAATCGTTCACGATGCCTTCTGCCGGGACCCCGGTGAAGCCCATGGCGAGCACCACCAAGTCGGTATCGATGACTTCGGTAGAATTCGGAACTTCATTCGGCTTGAGCGGGCGGCCCTGCGGGGACATTTCCCATTCCACGCGGACAGCTTCGACACCGGCGACGCGGCCATCTTTCACGATAAACTGCTTGGAAGACACGTTCCAGCGGCGTTCGCCACCTTCGTGCTGGGCGTAGCTGGTACGCAGCATGTACGGCCAATCCGGCCACGGAGTGGACGGAGAACGTTCCTCGGGCGGCTTGGGCATGAATTCCACCTGGAGCACGCTTTCGCAGCCTTCGCGGATAGCCTTACCGACGCAGTCGTTACCCGTATCGCCACCGCCAATCACCAGAACCTTGCGGCCCTTGGCGCTGAACTTTTCAGGATTCGTTTCGCCGGGCTTGTTTGCGCCGTGCAAGAAGTCGAGCGCGAGGAAGATTCCTTCGGCTTCGCGGCCCGGGATTTTCAAGTCGCGGGCATTCGGCGTACCGATAGCGAGGAAGACTTCGTCAAAATTCTTGTGGATGTATTCGGCAGAGATGTCCTTGCCGATTTCGGTGCTGCAGACAAACTTGATGCCCGCTTCTTCAAGGAGTTTGACGCGACGATCGATGACCGACTTGTCGAGTTTCCAGTTCGGAATGCCGTAGCGTAAAAGACCGCCCACCTTTTCACGTTTTTCGTAAACGGTAACGGCGTAGCCCTTGCGGCGGAGCGCTTCGGCAGCAAAGAGACCTGCAGGACCCGAGCCGATAACTGCAGCGGTTTTACCATTCCATTCTGCAGTAGGGAGCGTTACGCGGCCTTCTTCGAAGGCTGTTTCAATGATATACTTTTCAATCTGGCGAACCATGACGGGGTCGTTATGCACATTGCCCGTACAAGCGGATTCGCAAAGGGCGGGGCAAACGCGGCCCGTAAATTCAGGGAAGAACGCTGTCTTGCTGATGATGTTGTAAGCGCGTTCGGCATTCCCTGCTGCGACAGCCGCATTGAATTCGGGCACCAGGTTACCCAGCGGGCAACCCGCACCGTGACAGAACGGAATGCCACACGTATGGCAGCGTGAACCCTGCTGCACGATTTCCAGTGAAGTCAAGCGACGTTCGACTTCATTATTGTCCTTAATTCGCTCTTCGACAGGGCGGTAAACATCTGCGATTCTTTTAATTTCTTCCATATATACCTCAGCCCTTCTTTGCCAATGCGTTACGATAGTCGACCGGGAAGATCTTTACGAACTTCGGACGTTCGCTGTTCCAGTTTTCAAGGATGCGCTTACCCTTTTCGCTACCCGTTGCCTGAACGTGCTGTTCAATAAAGTCAATGAGTTCGCGTTCGCTGTCGGTACCGGCAAGCACGCTTTCAAGGTCCACAGAGCCCACATTGCAGCTCAGGTCGAAGTGACCCGTTTCGTCGTACACGTAAGCAAAGCCACCCGTCATACCTGCGGCGAAGTTCACGCCTACGCGACCGAGCACGACCACGCGGCCACCCGTCATGTATTCGCAGCCGTGGTCGCCCACGCCTTCGCTTACCAGGAGCATACCGGAGTTACGGATACCGAAGCGTTCGCCAGCGAGACCGTTGATGAACACCTTACCGCTAGTACCACCGTAACCGATGACGTTACCGGCAATGACGTTGTCTTCGGCCTTGAAGGTAGCGTTGTGCGGCGGACGCACGATAATCTTACCACCCGAAAGGCCCTTGCCCATAAAGTCGTTGGCTTCGCCTTCCAAATCGAGCGTGACGCCCGGAGCGAGGAAGGCACCGAAGCTCTGGCCCGCGACCCCCTGAAGGTGAATGCGGATGGTATCTTCGGGGAGGCCCTTCACGCCAAAGTGTTCGTCCACTTCGCCGGAAAGTTCCGTACCCACCGTACGGTCGGTGTTGTGCACCACCGTGCAGAGTTCCACGGCAGTACCCTTTTCGAGGGTTTCCTTGACAAACGGCAAGAGTTCGCGGCGGTCGAAGTTGACCAATTCTTCCTTGACGTAACTCTTGTCGAAGGACTTGACGCCACCCTTGACTGTTTCGAAAATCTTGGAGAAGTCGAGGTTCTTTGCCTTGTAGAAGGCGATGGCGGAATCCTTTTCGAGAAGGTCGCTGCGACCGCAGGCTTCTTCGAGAGAGCGGAGACCGAGGCTTGCGAGGATTTCGCGGACTTCGTCGGCGATGAAGAACAGGAAGTTTTCAACGTATTCCGGCTTGCCAGCGAAGCGCTTGCGGAAGTCGGCATCCTGCGTTGCAATACCCATGGGGCACTGGTTCGTATGGCACTTGCGGTCCATCACGCAACCAAGGCTAACGAGAAGGTTCGTAGCAAAGCCGAATTCTTCGGCACCGAGAAGTGCTGCCACCACAATGTCGCGGCCCGTCTTGAGCTGGCCATCGACCTGGAGCTTGATACGACCGCGCAAATCGTTGAGCACTAAGGTTTGTTCCGCTTCGGCAATACCGAGTTCCCACGGAAGGCCGGCATGCTTAATAGAGGTGAGCGGAGATGCACCCGTACCGCCATCGTGGCCAGAAATCAGCACCACGTCGGCATGAGCCTTGGCAACACCAGCGGCAACCGTACCCACACCCACTTCGGACACGAGCTTCACAGAAACACGAGCCTTCGGGTTGGAGTTACGCAGGTCGTAAATGAGCTGGGCCAAGTCTTCGATAGAGTAAATATCGTGATGCGGCGGAGGAGAAATCAGCGACACATTCGGCGTACTGTGACGGATGCGGGCCACGAATTCGTTCACCTTGTGGGCCGGCAGCTGGCCTCCTTCACCGGGCTTTGCACCCTGAGCCATCTTGATCTGCAAATCCTTGGCGTGGCGCAGGTAGTCGATTGTAACACCAAAGCGGCCCGAAGCAATCTGACGAATAGCAGAGCTACGAATGTCACCGTTAGGAGCCGGAGTATCGCGATCCGGGTCTTCGCCACCTTC is a genomic window of Fibrobacter sp. UWB5 containing:
- a CDS encoding glutamate synthase subunit beta, which encodes MEEIKRIADVYRPVEERIKDNNEVERRLTSLEIVQQGSRCHTCGIPFCHGAGCPLGNLVPEFNAAVAAGNAERAYNIISKTAFFPEFTGRVCPALCESACTGNVHNDPVMVRQIEKYIIETAFEEGRVTLPTAEWNGKTAAVIGSGPAGLFAAEALRRKGYAVTVYEKREKVGGLLRYGIPNWKLDKSVIDRRVKLLEEAGIKFVCSTEIGKDISAEYIHKNFDEVFLAIGTPNARDLKIPGREAEGIFLALDFLHGANKPGETNPEKFSAKGRKVLVIGGGDTGNDCVGKAIREGCESVLQVEFMPKPPEERSPSTPWPDWPYMLRTSYAQHEGGERRWNVSSKQFIVKDGRVAGVEAVRVEWEMSPQGRPLKPNEVPNSTEVIDTDLVVLAMGFTGVPAEGIVNDLGLQLTPRTAIIPDPARHIYAVGDCANGASLVVRAMADAKRVVGSL